The DNA region AGGTTGTTGCCGTCGTGCATGAAGACCTTCTGCACTTCGAGCTTGTCGCTCAGCAGCGAAAGGTTGCGCCCACCACGGATATCGTAGTTCAGCACCGTAGTCACCTGATACTCGCCAGTGCGACCGGCACCTGCGTAGCTGAGAATGCGCTGGCTTTCCTGCTCATCGGTCAGCACCAGTTTGTAAGGGGCACCGGTGTAAACCTTGACGCCGCTGCTTTCGAGTACCTGGCGCAGTTGAGTCACGGTTTCGCCGTAGGCGTTGCGGGCGCTCAGGTCGAGTTCCTTGATCGCCAGTTCAGTGGTGCCGGTGCCGCGCAGCTGGAAACCGCAGGCGCTCAACAGGACCGCAAGGCCCATCACCAGCAAATTGCGTTTGATCATCTTGTTGCTCCCCTTGAAACCATGTGGGCCGATCTTGCGGCCCGAAAGGTTTTACTCGGCGCCAGGTATGACCTGGCGCCTGATCCAATTAGCTGGCGACGATATTGACCAGTTTCCCGGGCACTACGATCACTTTACGAATGGTCAGACCGTCGACAAAGCGCAGCACGTTCTCGTTGGCCCGTGCGGCGGCTTCGACTTCTTCGCGGCTGGCGCTGGCGGGCATTTCGATGTGGCCGCGCAGCTTGCCGTTGACCTGGATGACCAGTTGCAAGCTGTCCTGCACCAACGCGC from Pseudomonas sp. ACM7 includes:
- the lptE gene encoding LPS assembly lipoprotein LptE, giving the protein MIKRNLLVMGLAVLLSACGFQLRGTGTTELAIKELDLSARNAYGETVTQLRQVLESSGVKVYTGAPYKLVLTDEQESQRILSYAGAGRTGEYQVTTVLNYDIRGGRNLSLLSDKLEVQKVFMHDGNNLVGSDQEGNDARKETRRELVQRMMLRLQQLTPTQLDQLQQTAEARAKAEADALEAAQKAEAQTPRQSPIELPQQ